In the Clavelina lepadiformis chromosome 8, kaClaLepa1.1, whole genome shotgun sequence genome, one interval contains:
- the LOC143468303 gene encoding multifunctional protein ADE2-like, which translates to MATTHKLLNNGNGEPKSKLMKQSDEKMAVDSSNGLQAHLDTSAHDADYTLGEKIIEGKTKIVYDLKSAVEGQCMVVSKDIITAGDGAKRNVMEGKAEISTHTSTNIMKLLNHFGIKTSLIKLVNKTSFLALKCDMIPIEWVARRIATGSFLRRNKGVNEGYRFSPPKLETFFKDDENHDPQWSREVLEEAKLECGGVTITPDLIDRMEKMTVSIFEILERMWKAKNVSLIDMKIEFGVRCDTKEIILSDVIDNDSWRIWPSGDKRLMMDKQVYRNLTEVTGNDMKNLKENYRWVSEKVNEVVESVTSESGRGRAVVVMGSASDMAHCKKIKGLCANLGVCCQLHVSSAHKLTDGTLKLLAQVEADAIYNPTVIIAVAGRSNGLGPVLSGNTVLPVINCPPISEKWGTSDIWSSLRLPSGLGCVTSMSPDTAAIAAAQVLAQNNFGVWGKLRVQLLQNWLNVKDANMAITD; encoded by the exons atggCCACCACACATAAATTGTTGAATAATGGAAATGGGGAACCAAAAAGCAAATTGATGAAGCAATCTGACGAAAAAATGGCTGTGGATTCAAGTAACGGCCTACAAGCACATCTTGATACAAGTGCTCATGATGCTGACTATACCCTCGGAGAGAAAATAATTGAGGGAAAAACAAAGATTGTGTATGACCTTAAATCAGCTGTTGAAGGCCAATGCATGGTTGTTTCCAAAGATATCATAACAGCTGGTGATGGCGCCAAAAGAAATGTGATGGAAGGAAAAGCTGAAATCTCAACTCATACTTCTACGAACATCATGAAACTTCTAAACCACTTTGGCATAAAAACATCCTTAATAAAATTG GTAAACAAAACATCGTTCTTGGCGTTGAAGTGCGACATGATCCCAATCGAATGGGTCGCTCGTAGAATTGCAACTGGATCATTTTTAAGGCGCAATAAAGGTGTCAATGAAGGTTACCGTTTCAGCCCACCAAAGCTGGAAACATTCTTCAAGGATGATGAAAATCATGACCCTCAATGGAGCAGAGAA GTCTTGGAAGAAGCAAAGCTTGAATGTGGTGGAGTGACAATCACTCCTGATTTGATCGACAGAATGGAAAAAATGACCGTTTCCATATTCGAAATTTTAGAACGAATGTGGAAAGCAAAG AACGTAAGCTTGATTGACATGAAGATTGAGTTTGGGGTACGCTGCGACACGAAAGAAATCATCCTCTCTGACGTCATCGACAATGATTCCTGGAGGATTTGGCCCAGTGGCGACAAAAGACTGATGATGGACAAACAG GTTTACCGAAATCTCACCGAAGTTACCGGCAATgacatgaaaaatttgaaagaaaactaTCGGTGGGTGTCGGAAAAAGTGAATGAAGTTGTGGAGTCCGTTACGAGCGAATCAGGCCGGGGAAGAGCCGTGGTAGTGATGGGATCTGCTTCCGACATGGCACATTGCAAGAAAATCAAAGGCCTGTGCGCCAACCTAGGCGTATGTTGTCAGCTTCATGTTTCATCAGCGCACAAATTAACTGACGGAACTTTGAAGTTACTTGCTCAAGTCGAAGCCGATGCCATTTACAATCCAACAGTCATAATCGCAGTTGCTGGTCGCAGTAACGGTCTAGGGCCGGTACTTAGTGGCAATACAGTTCTGCCTGTCATCAATTGCCCTCCCATATCTGAAAAATGGGGAACTTCAGACATTTGGTCATCGCTCAGGCTTCCATCCGGTCTCGGTTGCGTCACTTCCATGAGCCCTGATACGGCGGCTATTGCAGCTGCTCAAGTGCTGGCTCAGAATAACTTTGGCGTTTGGGGCAAGTTGCGTGTACAGCTACTCCAGAATTGGCTAAATGTGAAAGATGCCAACATGGCAATCACTGACTAA